One Etheostoma cragini isolate CJK2018 chromosome 19, CSU_Ecrag_1.0, whole genome shotgun sequence DNA segment encodes these proteins:
- the si:ch73-335l21.1 gene encoding insulin receptor substrate 1-B produces MDSQAGDLQSCEDVRKSGYLRKQKSMHRRYFVLRAASERGPTRLEYYESEKKFRSKAPVPKKAVALETCFNINKRADSKNKHMIVLYTRAESFAIAAENEADQDEWYQAMVDLQCKSKIPTDNEEGGDYGVPNPGPAFKEVWQVKVWPKGLGQAKNLVGIYRLCLTDKTVNFVKLNSDAAAVVLQLMNVRRCGHSENFFFVEVGRSAVTGPGEFWMQVDDSVVAQNMHETLLEAMKALSEEFRQRSKSQSNSGPGGGATASNPISVPSRRHHPNPPPSQVGFTRRPRTEPPGGVNSGAGVNSANASPTPRHSFPRSPTASDGGKSEDGIAGSTPLQGSCSSPSTNGSCSTTPILRSKSARSAATTAAKTSLGLMRSISTPAPSPAPSLSSSSGHGSEFGGVTSASAGPGSGAYSHVPSHHASVSGSPSDYGSSDEYGSSPGDHTLRASPSLPGSSVGSAGSHSHGEEGANYILMGQRSGGSGSSSNQGSLTCGSLPAPGTPACGSQPQTRRVLCRSSSRECDTERRLLSKRASLPPMALERLAPRQRRAEEQADEDSANYAIMSRSTSRESFASTSSSTLRESVMCAGSAGGGGEYLDVAGEFRSEVGGGAGGSVEIGVDTGYMSMLPGVTQPPVSLSQSLAVSVPDLDSKPPDDYMAMTPNNSVSPPQQIRPPPPSDGYMIMSPNSSCSPDQRGGLSGGAWVGSDSADSRAGSDYMNMSPISARSVNGSPPPPEHTVHLETSSQQQTPKMVYSYYSLPRSYKHNPSAGHFEDVPGRGRRPSGSCSRGMGGGRTMGGARQEQTVAGNSVVGRHLSLSSSSYSSSSASSESLGESEDRATQAVSTIAGGAQSKDGSKLQQKQGSGGLSKQGNHSRSRPVSLFVDVSKANTLPRVRENPLPPEPKSPGEYVSIEFKGEKSSKTGVGGGRGRGLRQGLSLPHGSSSKYPQHRPTSCLGNFTPLSLSPSAPITPPAASEYVNMDLGPSPSPSPHSLTPLVFPSFHTPPTPPTLSHAPKACVKGTTGPEEGAEVAEAPLRKSRESAPSVSESESPTSCGDYTEMAFPRSSSSVSPKALSPTRTDPSVPVLSRGLDFPLAKPGPNPDHGAKVIRADPQGRRRHCSETFLAPPSLPTAISTSSSSTASLFPEHAQAVARRLGFESMLWGNGVVTNNPTQFTLPGQQSLPTNTQTFSTEQGLNYIDLDLANKEGQHLGQDGPSGSQAPSRLFSVLGGGSGVGGVGAPVGSNNSSSSSTLNTYASIDFYKSEELRTHQNGNKEGTEC; encoded by the exons GTAAAATCCCCACTGACAATGAAGAAGGGGGGGACTATGGCGTGCCCAACCCCGGGCCTGCATTCAAAGAGGTTTGGCAGGTGAAAGTGTGGCCCAAAGGCCTGGGTCAAGCCAAGAACTTGGTGGGCATCTATCGCCTTTGCCTGACTGACAAGACTGTCAATTTTGTCAAGCTCAACTCTGATGCTGCTGCCGTAGTGCTGCAGCTGATGAACGTCCGACGCTGCGGCCATTCAGAAAACTTTTTCTTTGTCGAGGTGGGGCGCTCAGCCGTGACAGGCCCGGGCGAGTTCTGGATGCAG GTGGATGATTCGGTGGTGGCCCAGAACATGCATGAAACCTTGCTAGAAGCTATGAAGGCGCTGAGTGAGGAGTTCCGCCAACGCAGCAAGTCACAGTCAAACTCTGGCCCTGGAGGAGGTGCTACTGCTTCTAACCCCATCAGTGTTCCCTCACGGCGCCATCACCCAAACCCTCCTCCCAGCCAGGTGGGCTTCACCCGTCGGCCCCGAACTGAACCTCCGGGGGGAGTTAACAGTGGAGCGGGGGTCAACAGTGCCAATGCTTCTCCCACCCCACGGCATAGCTTTCCAAGGTCTCCCACTGCTAGTGATGGGGGGAAAAGTGAGGATGGAATAGCAGGCAGCACACCACTCCAAGGATCGTGCTCCAGCCCATCCACAAATGGCTCTTGCTCGACCACCCCAATCCTCAGGTCAAAGTCAGCCCGTTCAGCTGCCACCACAGCTGCTAAAACTTCTCTTGGGTTGATGCGTTCCATTTCTACACCAGCGCCATCTCCAGCCCCAAGCCTCTCGTCTAGCTCTGGGCATGGCTCTGAGTTTGGAGGCGTGACATCTGCTAGTGCTGGTCCAGGGTCTGGTGCCTATAGTCATGTTCCCTCCCATCACGCCTCTGTCTCAGGCTCACCAAGTGACTATGGTTCTTCGGATGAGTATGGCTCTAGTCCTGGGGATCACACTCTCCGAGCATCCCCGAGCCTCCCTGGAAGCTCTGTTGGTAGCGCTGGGAGTCACTCCCATGGTGAGGAGGGAGCCAACTATATCCTGATGGGCCAACGTAGTGGTGGCAGTGGTAGCAGCAGTAACCAAGGGAGCTTGACATGTGGATCCTTGCCAGCACCCGGAACACCAGCATGTGGCTCCCAGCCACAAACCAGGAGAGTGCTGTGCCGCTCCTCCAGCCGCGAATGTGATACCGAACGTAGGCTGTTAAGCAAGCGGGCTTCATTACCTCCTATGGCCCTGGAGAGGCTGGCCCCACGTCAGCGCAGAGCTGAGGAGCAGGCCGATGAAGATTCAGCCAATTATGCCATCATGTCCAGAAGCACCAGCCGCGAGTCCTTTGCTTCCACCTCCTCTTCCACACTGAGGGAATCTGTCATGTGTGCTGGGTCAGCAGGGGGAGGTGGAGAGTACTTGGATGTGGCGGGTGAGTTCAGAAGTGAAGTGGGTGGAGGAGCAGGTGGTAGTGTAGAAATAGGTGTGGACACTGGGTACATGTCCATGCTGCCTGGCGTCACTCAGCCTCCAGTATCCCTGTCCCAATCATTGGCTGTCTCTGTTCCAGACTTGGATTCCAAACCTCCTGATGACTACATGGCCATGACCCCGAACAACAGCGTGTCCCCACCACAGCAAATCCGCCCTCCACCACCTTCTGATGGGTATATGATAATGTCCCCCAATAGCAGCTGCTCCCCTGATCAGCGTGGAGGTCTCTCTGGAGGGGCTTGGGTGGGCAGTGATAGTGCAGACAGTAGGGCAGGCAGTGACTATATGAACATGTCTCCAATAAGTGCACGTTCTGTAAATGGCAGCCCCCCACCTCCTGAGCACACAGTTCATTTGGAGACAAGTTCTCAACAGCAAACCCCCAAGATGGTGTATTCTTACTATTCCCTTCCCCGCTCATATAAACATAACCCCTCTGCTGGACACTTTGAGGATGTGCCTGGACGAGGCAGAAGGCCCAGTGGTAGTTGTAGTAGGGGAATGGGTGGAGGTAGGACTATGGGGGGGGCGCGTCAAGAGCAAACAGTAGCAGGCAATTCAGTAGTTGGACGCCACCTAtcactctcctcttcctcatacTCCTCCAGCTCAGCCAGCAGCGAGAGCCTTGGGGAGAGTGAGGACCGTGCTACACAGGCAGTGAGCACCATTGCTGGGGGAGCTCAGTCCAAAGATGGGAGTAAGCTCCAGCAGAAACAAGGCTCTGGTGGTTTGTCCAAGCAGGGTAACCATAGTAGGAGCAGACCAGTGAGCCTGTTTGTTGATGTATCCAAGGCTAACACCCTTCCTAGGGTCCGTGAAAATCCCCTGCCCCCAGAACCTAAGAGCCCTGGGGAGTATGTAAGCATTGAGTTTAAGGGGGAGAAGAGCAGCAAGACTGGGGTTGGAGGAGGGCGGGGCAGAGGTCTCAGGCAGGGCTTATCACTGCCTCATGGCTCAAGCAGCAAGTATCCTCAACACAGGCCAACGTCTTGCTTAGGGAACTTTACCCCCCTCTCTCTTAGCCCCTCTGCCCCCATTACCCCCCCAGCTGCCTCTGAGTATGTCAACATGGACTTGGGCCCATCCCCGTCCCCCTCACCACACTCCCTTACCCCACTAGTTTTCCCCTCTTTCCATACCCCTCCCACGCCACCAACTCTTTCTCATGCCCCCAAAGCCTGTGTTAAGGGAACTACTGGCCCTGAAGAGGGGGCCGAAGTGGCCGAGGCCCCACTtaggaaaagcagagaaagtgccCCATCAGTGTCTGAGTCTGAGTCCCCAACATCCTGTGGAGACTACACTGAGATGGCCTTCCCTAGGTCATCATCTAGTGTCTCCCCCAAAGCCCTGTCCCCCACCAGGACTGATCCTTCTGTTCCAGTGCTGTCACGAGGTCTAGATTTCCCCCTAGCCAAACCTGGACCCAACCCAGACCACGGGGCTAAAGTTATCCGGGCCGACCCCCAAGGACGCAGACGCCACTGCTCAGAAACTTTCCTTGCCCCGCCTTCCCTCCCCACCGCTATTTCtacttcctcttcttctactGCCTCCCTCTTTCCGGAACACGCCCAAGCTGTGGCCCGCCGGCTGGGTTTTGAAAGCATGCTGTGGGGGAATGGTGTTGTGACTAATAATCCCACTCAGTTCACCCTCCCTGGACAGCAGTCCCTTCCCACAAACACTCAGACTTTTTCCACAGAGCAAGGCCTTAACTACATAGACTTGGACTTGGCTAACAAAGAAGGCCAACATTTGGGCCAGGATGGACCTTCAGGTAGCCAGGCCCCCTCTCGCCTCTTCTCTGTACTGGGTGGAGGTTCTGGGGTCGGGGGAGTGGGCGCACCAGTcggcagcaacaacagcagcagcagctcaacaCTCAACACATATGCCAGCATTGACTTCTACAAATCAGAGGAGCTGCGAACGCATCAGAATGGAAACAAGGAGGGTACAG